Within Bacillus sp. Marseille-Q1617, the genomic segment AACGGAAATAAGGAAGAGTTTGTTGAAATGATCCGTAAAGCATTGTATTTAAGTAAAATCTGTTCCTATGCTCAAGGATTTGCACAGTTACAATCAGCGTCGAAGGAATATAATTGGAATCTCAAGCCAGGTGAAATCGCCATGATTTTCAGAGGGGGATGCATCATCCGGGCAGGATTCCTGCAAGAAATCAAGAAAGCTTATGACCGGGATGCAGGATTGACGAATTTACTATTGGATCCGTATTTTAAGGAAATCGTTGAAAATTATCAGGACGATGCACGTGAAGTGGTGGCGACGGCCATTAAATTGGGAATACCAGTACCAGGGCTTGCAAGTGCACTAGCTTATTATGACAGCTATCGTTCGGAATCGCTGCCGGCAAACCTTTTGCAGGCTCAGCGTGATTATTTCGGAGCCCACACTTATCAACGGACGGATAAAGAAGGAACCTTCCATACCAATTGGCTAAGTAAATAAATGGATGAACAAGGAAGCCGCAGTACAATTTGAATGTACTGCGGCTTTTTTCTTGTTGAGCGGCTTACTCTTCGCTCGAGGAATCATCTTTTGTATGATGTTTCTTTTTTTCTTCCCGTTGTTCTTTCTTTAAATCCTCTAAGGGGATCGGATCTACGTTTTGTTCACTTTCATGTTTATCAAGGATTCCTTCATGATCCTTATTTACTTGTTCAGGGTTATCGTTTGAACGTTTATTCATGTATTTCATCTCCTTTATTTACTAGTGATTTGTTTTCAATGCCGCTGGTGATTTCCGTGCAAGACTTCGCTTTCCGCGGGTGACCCGTGAGTCTCCTCGGTCGTACCTCCCTGCGGGAAGAAAAGCGGAGGCGGCTCGCTCAGAGTCGACAAGCATAAGACAGGTCAGCCATAAAGGCGTTTTGCCTTTTTGGATGGCATGGCTTATGTCTCGAGCCTCTAGCCGCCGGAGCTGGACAAGTCTCACATCAGTCACTTCTCCCGCAGGAGTCTTCGTCTTGCACTCCAATCAACAGCTAGAAAAAAGTAATATCAAAAATCAGCAGCTTTAAACAGAGTCTACTGAAGTAATGTATGGTAGACAGTACCCTTTTTTAAAAAAGATAAAACGTATGAATAAAAAAAGAACAATTCCCGTAGCGGGAATTGTTCTTATGATGAATTATATTTTCACATCAACTTTAGCATTTTTCTTTAGCTCTTCAACGTGCTGTACAAGTTTTTCTTGTTTCTTTTGCTGTTCAAGTTGAGTCTTGATTTGCGGCTTCACTTCTTCAAACTTAGGTGCTTTTTGATCTTTGCCCTGCTGGCTGGCAAATTGGTCATAGAATTTCTTCATTTCTTCTTCTGTTACTTCATCCACTTTAATCTCTTTTTCAACGTAGTTCGTGTATTTGATGTTTTCAGCAACTTGAGTTTTTAATTCATCCATTGAGAATCCGGCGTCTTTCATAGCCTTTTCGAATTCTTTCTCACTCTTGTATTGTTTTTTTACTTCATCAAGCTGTTTGTTGATTTCTTCGTCAGTTGCCTTATACCCTTTCTTGTCTGCCTGCTGCATAAGAAGAGTTTGACCTACAAGGCTGTCGATTGTTTGTTTTTTGATTTGTTCAGCGGCTTTTTCACTCGTCGGGTCTTGTCCCATTTGTTGAAACTGCATTTGAGAGGATGTAAGGATGTTATTATAATCTTCACCCTTCAGCTTCTCGTCATTGACCACTGCAACCACTTTATCTTTGTCCACTTTTTGTTTATCCATTTTCTTTTGCATTTCTTCCATTTGCTTTGCCTGATCTTGTTGTTCTTTACTTTTCTCTTCTGTTTTTGGTTTATCTTCGGATTGCTTTTTTGCCTCTTCTCCATTTCCGCAAGCGGCTAAGGCAATCGTCATAATTGTTATCAATAAAGCGCTCATTAATTTTTTCATGTATCATTTTCTCCTTTCAAAGGCGATATAATTAGGATGCTTTCTATTAGATTGCTATTAGGGCAAGTAAACGATGACCGCTCCTTTCCGCTGCAGACACTTGCTTTCCGCGGGGAGGAACTCGAGCCTACTCGGCGTTCCGCCTGCGGGATCTCGACTTTTCCTCTATATCCCATCGGAGTCAAATGCCTTCTGCTACAATCCACTCTGTATTAACAATGTCGTTTGTATCAGCAATCATAATGAAAACTGCTAATTAAAAAATCACTTAATGCGCATTGTATATGATTCTTATGAATAAATAAACCTTTTTGACTCATTTAATCATATTGTAATCACCCTGAAACACTAGATTCGTTTATTTTATCCCCCAGCATCGCCATTCATTCAAAAAAAGGGGGCTGTTCACATCCGAATTCTTCCGGTGTAAACAGCCCGTCAAATATTGGGGACCAAAGAATACTGTCAAACAACCTTCTAATAGGATTATAGGATTTCTGCTTCCCGGTCTCAAACAACAAATTTCAATGTAATCTCGCTTTACCTCTGTTTTAGTCTTCCGATTCAAAGGTGTTCGCGGATTTTTGATGAAAAAGATAATTATAAGCATATTTGCTTTTAAGTGACGCAATGATTTCTGCTTGAAAAATCATAGGAATTAAATTATGATGAATGGGAACACAATACTTTGTGTTTTATGAGTAAATTCATAACTATATATTGATTAGTTCAATTAAATCTATAAGTACGGTGTCTATTTAGACTTAATAGGGAATCTGGTGAAATTCCAGAACTGTCCCCGCAACTGTAAGTGTGACGAAATAAGGAATTGCCACTATCTTAATAAAGATGGGAAGGCCTTAAAGTAGGTTGAAGCACGAGTCAGGAGACCTGCCGTAGTTATTACGTATGATCTTCTTCGGGAATTGGGAGGATATGCGAGGATAGAATAATAGATATCAATACATACGTCTGTTATATCATATCATCGTTATTCATTTAAGCCCGTCCAATTTAGAGGATGGGCTTTTTTTATATCCTCTCCCGCAGCTTGTATAGTACGAATGAATTGAACAGATCCGGGAGGAATGGAGATATGAAATTGATTGAAACAGAGAAAACATCTGAACTGGCCAGGCAGCTATGCGGGAAGCTAAAGTTGGATTTCCCCGAATTGGACATGGATGGATTTGAAGAGAAAGTGGAAGGGCTTCTTCAAGTGAAAAAGGAATTCTCAGTGGAACAGCTTTATCACCAAATGATCTTGTCCGCTGTCGAAAGAATTTCAGCAGAAGAACCACAATGGACTTATGCTGCTGCATGTCTGTACTTAGAAAGGCTTTATCGCTCCAGCAGTCAATCCAGGGGACTTGATCCTGCAAATCCATACCGCTCATTTTTTGATTTGATACAAAATCTTGTCCAGAAGAAGTTATATAATCCACGCTTACTGGCTGAATACACCCTGGAAGAAATCCAGCATTTGGAGTCCCTTTTGGATCCTTCTAAAGACAAGCTGTTTACCTATATTGGAATTGTTACACTTGCTGAGCGCTATCTAACGAAGTCACATGAAGGAAGAGTATATGAACTCCCTCAGGAGAGGTTTATGGTGATTGCGATGACCCTCATGATGGATGAACCCAAAGGGCAAAGGCTCTCGTTGATTAAAGAAGCTTACTGGGCCCTGTCCAATCTGTATATGACCGTTGCCACACCTACATTAGCGAACGCAGGTAAAAGCTACGGACAGCTCTCCAGCTGCTTCATCGATACTGTGGAGGATGATTTGAGGTGCATCTTTGA encodes:
- a CDS encoding SurA N-terminal domain-containing protein, yielding MKKLMSALLITIMTIALAACGNGEEAKKQSEDKPKTEEKSKEQQDQAKQMEEMQKKMDKQKVDKDKVVAVVNDEKLKGEDYNNILTSSQMQFQQMGQDPTSEKAAEQIKKQTIDSLVGQTLLMQQADKKGYKATDEEINKQLDEVKKQYKSEKEFEKAMKDAGFSMDELKTQVAENIKYTNYVEKEIKVDEVTEEEMKKFYDQFASQQGKDQKAPKFEEVKPQIKTQLEQQKKQEKLVQHVEELKKNAKVDVKI